A DNA window from Hydrogenophaga taeniospiralis contains the following coding sequences:
- the rplN gene encoding 50S ribosomal protein L14, whose protein sequence is MIQTQSRLDVADNTGAKSVMCIKVLGGSKRRYASVGDVIKVTIKEAAPRGRVKKGEVYNAVVVRTAKGIRRQDGALIKFDGNAAVLLNAKLEPIGTRIFGPVTRELRTEKFMKIVSLAPEVL, encoded by the coding sequence ATGATCCAAACGCAATCTCGACTCGATGTTGCTGACAACACGGGCGCCAAGTCCGTGATGTGCATCAAGGTGCTCGGTGGCTCCAAGCGCCGCTACGCCAGCGTGGGTGACGTCATCAAAGTCACCATCAAGGAAGCAGCGCCCCGTGGCCGCGTCAAAAAAGGCGAGGTTTACAACGCTGTGGTGGTTCGCACCGCCAAAGGCATCCGTCGTCAAGACGGCGCCCTGATCAAATTCGACGGCAACGCGGCAGTGTTGCTCAATGCCAAGCTGGAGCCCATCGGCACCCGCATCTTCGGACCGGTCACGCGCGAGCTGCGCACCGAGAAGTTCATGAAGATCGTGTCGCTGGCGCCCGAGGTTCTCTGA
- a CDS encoding DUF2160 domain-containing protein, with product MFEWMAWTTPVAIFFTCIVLMLAGMTVWELKSPTTMRKGFLPMATTRGDRLFIGLLGAAYINLAFVGIAGWITEWMSLEQEPSIWISFVLSMVWLVWTLRKG from the coding sequence ATGTTTGAGTGGATGGCGTGGACCACGCCGGTCGCGATTTTCTTCACCTGCATCGTCTTGATGCTCGCAGGCATGACGGTGTGGGAGCTCAAGTCGCCCACGACGATGCGCAAGGGCTTTCTGCCCATGGCCACCACGCGCGGTGACCGCCTGTTCATCGGCCTGCTCGGGGCGGCCTACATCAACCTCGCCTTCGTTGGCATCGCCGGCTGGATCACCGAGTGGATGTCGCTGGAGCAGGAGCCCAGCATCTGGATCTCGTTCGTGCTGTCCATGGTCTGGCTGGTCTGGACCTTACGCAAAGGCTGA
- a CDS encoding ABC transporter substrate-binding protein, with product MKFRHTALAVAAIAALGCNLAWADAAAAKKWIDSEFQPSTLSKDQQAAEMKWFIDAAAKLKAKGVNEISVVSETITTHEYESKTLAKAFSEITGINVKHDLIQEGDVVEKLQTSMQSGKSIYDGWISDSDLIGTHYRYGKIMNLTDYMSGKGKEYTNPGLDLKDFIGTSFTTGPDKKLYQLPDQQFANLYWFRADLFARQDLKDKFKAKYGYDLGVPLNWSAYEDIAAFFSEDVKTIDGKPIYGHMDYGKKDPSLGWRFTDAWLSMAGTADIGIPNGKPVDEWGIRASADGCTPLGASVSRGGATNSPAAVYALTKYVDWMKKYAPKEASGMTFGEAGPVPAQGQIAQQIFWYTAFTADMTKKGLPVVNEDGTPKWRMAPGPNGPYWKQGMQNGYQDVGSWTFFDKHDENRTAAAWLYAQFVTAKTTSLKKTIVGLTPIRESDIQSKAMTDMAPKLGGLVEFYRSPARVAWTPTGTNVPDYPKLAQLWWQNVAQAVTAEKTPQQAMDNLAEQMDQVMARLERAGMDRCAPKLNKKEDPKKWLSDKGAPWAKLANEKPKGETIAYDQLLNAWKNGKVR from the coding sequence ATGAAATTTCGTCATACCGCACTGGCCGTCGCGGCCATCGCGGCCCTGGGATGCAATCTGGCTTGGGCCGATGCGGCCGCGGCCAAAAAATGGATCGACAGCGAGTTCCAGCCCTCCACCCTGAGCAAGGACCAGCAGGCCGCCGAGATGAAGTGGTTCATCGATGCCGCCGCCAAGCTCAAGGCCAAGGGCGTGAACGAAATCTCGGTGGTGTCCGAAACCATCACCACCCACGAGTACGAGAGCAAGACGCTGGCCAAGGCCTTCAGCGAGATCACCGGCATCAACGTCAAGCACGACCTGATTCAGGAAGGCGACGTGGTCGAGAAGCTGCAGACCTCGATGCAGTCGGGCAAGTCGATCTACGACGGCTGGATCTCCGACTCCGACCTGATCGGCACCCACTACCGTTACGGCAAGATCATGAACCTGACCGACTACATGTCGGGCAAGGGCAAGGAATACACCAACCCCGGTCTGGACCTCAAGGACTTCATCGGCACCAGCTTCACCACCGGCCCCGACAAGAAGCTCTACCAGTTGCCCGACCAGCAGTTCGCCAACCTGTACTGGTTCCGTGCCGACCTGTTCGCGCGCCAGGACCTGAAAGACAAATTCAAGGCCAAGTACGGCTACGACCTGGGCGTGCCGCTCAACTGGTCGGCCTACGAAGACATCGCCGCCTTCTTCAGCGAAGACGTGAAGACCATCGACGGCAAGCCCATCTATGGCCACATGGACTACGGCAAGAAGGACCCGTCGCTGGGCTGGCGCTTCACCGACGCCTGGCTGTCGATGGCCGGCACCGCCGACATCGGCATCCCCAACGGCAAACCGGTCGACGAATGGGGCATCCGCGCCTCGGCCGACGGCTGCACGCCGCTGGGTGCGAGCGTCTCGCGCGGTGGCGCCACCAACTCGCCGGCCGCCGTCTACGCACTCACCAAGTACGTCGACTGGATGAAGAAGTACGCGCCGAAAGAAGCCAGCGGCATGACCTTCGGCGAAGCCGGCCCCGTGCCCGCCCAGGGCCAGATCGCGCAGCAGATCTTCTGGTACACCGCCTTCACCGCCGACATGACCAAAAAGGGCCTGCCGGTGGTGAACGAGGACGGCACGCCGAAGTGGCGCATGGCGCCTGGCCCGAACGGTCCGTACTGGAAGCAGGGGATGCAGAACGGCTACCAGGACGTGGGCAGCTGGACCTTCTTCGACAAGCACGACGAGAACAGGACCGCCGCCGCTTGGCTGTACGCGCAGTTCGTGACCGCCAAGACCACCTCGCTCAAGAAGACCATCGTCGGTCTGACCCCGATTCGCGAGAGCGACATCCAGAGCAAGGCCATGACCGACATGGCGCCCAAGCTCGGTGGCCTGGTCGAGTTCTACCGCAGCCCGGCGCGGGTGGCGTGGACGCCCACCGGCACCAACGTGCCCGACTACCCCAAGCTGGCCCAGCTCTGGTGGCAGAACGTGGCCCAGGCTGTGACCGCCGAGAAAACGCCCCAGCAAGCCATGGACAACCTGGCCGAACAGATGGACCAGGTGATGGCCCGTCTGGAGCGCGCCGGCATGGACCGCTGCGCGCCCAAGCTCAACAAGAAGGAAGACCCCAAGAAGTGGCTGAGCGACAAGGGTGCCCCGTGGGCCAAGCTGGCCAACGAGAAGCCCAAGGGTGAAACCATCGCCTACGACCAGCTGCTCAACGCCTGGAAGAACGGCAAGGTCCGCTGA
- the rpsN gene encoding 30S ribosomal protein S14: MAKQALLQRELKREKLAAKFAKKYTELKAVANDAKRTDEERDAARLGLQKLPRNSNPTRQRNRCEITGRPRGTFAYFGLARAKVREMAFAGEIPGVTKASW; this comes from the coding sequence GTGGCTAAACAAGCACTACTCCAACGTGAACTCAAGCGCGAGAAACTCGCCGCCAAGTTCGCCAAGAAATACACCGAGCTCAAGGCCGTCGCCAACGACGCCAAGCGCACCGACGAAGAGCGTGACGCGGCCCGTCTGGGTCTGCAGAAGCTGCCCCGCAATTCGAACCCGACCCGCCAGCGCAACCGCTGCGAGATCACCGGTCGTCCGCGTGGGACCTTCGCCTATTTCGGCCTGGCCCGTGCCAAGGTTCGCGAAATGGCGTTCGCCGGTGAGATTCCCGGTGTCACCAAAGCCAGCTGGTAA
- the rplE gene encoding 50S ribosomal protein L5 — protein MARFQEIYRDKIAPSLVEKFGYKSIMEVPRITKITLNMGVSEAVADKKVMDNAVGDLTKIAGQKPVVTKARKAIAGFKIREQQPIGCMVTLRGARMYEFLDRFVTVALPRVRDFRGISGKAFDGRGNYNIGVKEQIIFPEIEYDKVDALRGLNISITTTAKNDEECKALLAGFRFPFKN, from the coding sequence ATGGCACGTTTCCAAGAAATCTACCGCGACAAGATCGCCCCCAGCCTGGTCGAGAAGTTCGGCTACAAGTCGATCATGGAGGTGCCCCGCATCACCAAGATCACGCTGAACATGGGTGTGAGCGAGGCTGTTGCCGACAAGAAGGTCATGGACAACGCTGTTGGCGACCTGACCAAGATCGCTGGCCAGAAGCCGGTGGTGACCAAGGCCCGCAAGGCCATTGCGGGCTTCAAGATCCGCGAACAGCAGCCCATCGGTTGCATGGTGACCTTGCGTGGCGCCCGCATGTACGAATTCCTCGATCGTTTCGTGACCGTGGCGCTGCCCCGGGTGCGTGACTTCCGCGGTATTTCCGGCAAGGCGTTTGACGGCCGCGGTAACTACAACATCGGCGTCAAAGAGCAGATCATTTTCCCTGAGATCGAGTACGACAAGGTTGATGCCTTGCGCGGTCTCAACATCAGCATCACGACGACCGCCAAGAACGACGAAGAGTGCAAGGCTCTTCTGGCTGGTTTCCGTTTCCCGTTCAAGAACTGA
- a CDS encoding glycerol-3-phosphate dehydrogenase/oxidase gives MKRAELLQSLAQKTLFDLAVVGGGATGLGVALDAALRGFSVVLLESHDFAGGTSSRSTKLLHGGVRYLAQGNVALVREALAERATVLRIAPHLAQPLPFVMPSYGWWQTPFYGVGLKLYDLMAGRAGLGRTAFLNRRQTLEALPGVNPQGLHGGVQYWDGQFDDARLALALARTAEAAGALVLNYARVTAVRRMDDAGHPVSELDVSDRFSEEQYTVRARCVVNATGVWVDELRAHSSGASAQDAPKRMVSPSQGVHVVVDRDFLPGDHALLVPKTRDGRVLFAVPWLGKLVLGTTDTPRQDLPREPDAFAEELDFILSEAGHVLSRPVTKADIRSIWVGLRPLVAPPETTEGGTKVLSREHTIVVDANGLVTVTGGKWTTYRAMAEDVLDRCFTSALLPRRPGGLSERHTLLGAPTAGAPATPIYAPPGLHLYGTERQRVLDCPGHDRSLGMGLTEAMVRYAARHEHAHTVEDVLARRWRALFLDARAAAGMAPDVAAILTQEQVADPELDRFLSLCDHYLPSRTAG, from the coding sequence ATGAAACGCGCAGAACTGCTCCAATCGCTGGCCCAAAAAACCCTGTTTGATCTGGCGGTGGTGGGCGGCGGCGCCACCGGCCTCGGGGTGGCGCTGGATGCCGCGCTGCGCGGCTTCTCCGTGGTGCTGCTGGAGTCGCACGACTTCGCCGGCGGCACCTCTTCCCGTTCCACCAAGCTGCTGCACGGTGGCGTGCGTTACCTGGCGCAGGGCAATGTGGCCCTGGTGCGCGAGGCGCTGGCCGAGCGCGCCACGGTGCTGCGCATCGCGCCCCACCTGGCGCAGCCGCTGCCCTTCGTCATGCCGTCCTACGGCTGGTGGCAGACCCCGTTCTACGGCGTGGGGCTCAAGCTGTACGACCTGATGGCCGGGCGCGCCGGGCTGGGTCGCACCGCCTTCCTGAACCGCCGGCAGACCCTGGAGGCCTTGCCCGGGGTGAATCCCCAGGGGCTGCACGGCGGCGTGCAGTACTGGGACGGCCAGTTCGACGACGCCCGGCTGGCCCTGGCCCTGGCCCGCACCGCCGAAGCCGCGGGCGCGCTGGTGCTGAACTACGCCCGGGTCACGGCGGTGCGCCGTATGGACGACGCCGGCCACCCGGTCTCCGAGCTCGATGTGAGCGATCGCTTTTCTGAAGAGCAATACACAGTGCGGGCCCGGTGTGTCGTCAATGCCACCGGCGTCTGGGTCGACGAGCTGCGCGCCCATTCCAGCGGCGCCAGTGCCCAGGACGCGCCCAAACGCATGGTCAGCCCGAGCCAGGGCGTGCACGTGGTGGTGGACCGCGACTTTCTGCCGGGCGACCACGCGCTGCTGGTGCCCAAGACGCGCGATGGCCGGGTGCTGTTTGCCGTGCCCTGGTTGGGAAAACTGGTGCTCGGCACCACCGACACGCCGCGCCAGGACCTGCCCCGCGAACCCGATGCCTTTGCCGAGGAACTGGATTTCATCCTGAGCGAGGCCGGCCACGTGCTGAGCCGCCCGGTCACGAAAGCGGACATCCGCAGCATCTGGGTGGGGCTGCGCCCCCTGGTGGCGCCACCGGAAACCACCGAGGGCGGCACCAAGGTCCTGTCGCGCGAACACACCATCGTGGTGGACGCCAATGGCCTCGTCACCGTCACGGGGGGCAAATGGACCACCTACCGGGCGATGGCCGAAGATGTGCTGGACCGTTGCTTTACCAGTGCACTGCTGCCCCGGCGCCCCGGTGGCTTGAGCGAACGCCACACGCTGCTGGGCGCGCCCACCGCCGGCGCGCCGGCCACACCGATCTATGCCCCACCGGGCCTGCATCTGTATGGAACGGAGCGTCAAAGGGTGCTGGACTGCCCGGGGCACGACCGCTCATTGGGCATGGGGCTGACCGAGGCCATGGTGCGCTACGCCGCGCGCCATGAGCACGCCCACACGGTGGAGGATGTGCTGGCCCGGCGTTGGCGGGCCCTGTTCCTGGACGCCCGCGCGGCGGCGGGCATGGCGCCCGACGTCGCGGCCATCCTGACCCAGGAACAGGTCGCGGACCCGGAGCTTGACCGGTTCCTGTCGTTGTGCGACCACTATTTGCCGAGCCGTACCGCCGGTTGA
- the rplX gene encoding 50S ribosomal protein L24, giving the protein MNKIRSGDEVIVIAGRDKGKRGKVVLRADDSKLVVEGVNIVKKHAKPNPMKGVTGGIVEKTMPIHQSNVAIFNGATGKADRVGIKLLADGKKVRVFKSSGEEIKVA; this is encoded by the coding sequence ATGAACAAGATTCGTAGTGGCGATGAAGTCATCGTGATTGCCGGCCGCGACAAGGGCAAGCGCGGCAAGGTTGTGCTGCGCGCCGACGACAGCAAGCTGGTGGTTGAGGGCGTGAACATCGTCAAGAAGCACGCCAAGCCGAACCCCATGAAGGGTGTGACCGGCGGCATCGTTGAAAAAACCATGCCGATTCACCAGTCCAATGTGGCCATCTTCAATGGCGCCACGGGCAAGGCGGATCGCGTGGGCATCAAGCTCCTGGCCGACGGCAAGAAAGTGCGCGTCTTCAAGTCCAGCGGCGAAGAAATCAAGGTGGCATGA